GGCCACCAGCTGATAGCGAAGCACTTCGGCGGGAAGGTCGGAAGGGGCGATAAGGCGGAGTACAGTTTAGTTGAGATCGAAATTCTTGAGGAGAACGACATTTTCAAGGGCCTCCCTAGAAAGTTAAAAGTATGGGAGAGCCACATGGACGAGGTAAAGGAGCTTCCCCCGGGCTTCAAACTGCTCGCCAGGAGTGAAACCTGCCCGGTCGAGGCGATGAAGCACGAAAGCCTTCCAATCTACGGTGTGCAGTTCCATCCCGAGGTGGCCCACACCGAGCGTGGTGTGGATATATACCGGAACTTCGCGGAGCTCTGCGGGGAGCTCAGCTAGTCGGTCCTCTCCTCATTTTATCGGCAACGGTTCTCTCATCATCGCTCTCTCATCATGTTAGGTCTCCTTTGAAAAGCCTTGCTGGTTACGATTAAGGATTGCAAATTAGAAAACTTTTTAAAGTTTTAGCCCTTACTATCTATGGTGATAGCTTGGGGCACACGGTCTATTACCGCACCATAATTGATAGGTGGAATGAGTTCAGGGATTTCCTGGAAGCTGTTTGTGAAGGGCTCGGCTTCCGTTTTGTTGAGGGAGAAGATTCCGTTATGATCCTACCAGAATGCCGTGGTGTCGAGCCCCTGGAGATAAAGAAGAACGGAAAAGGTTTCGTCAAAACGAACTTAGTCGAACCCTGCCATTCCATCTATCTGCTGATCCTTCACTCAGTCGCGTTCTTCGGCTC
The sequence above is drawn from the Thermococcus pacificus genome and encodes:
- a CDS encoding GMP synthase subunit A, with product MIIIMDNGGQYVHRIWRTLRYLGVEAKIIPNTTPLEEIKAMRPKGIIFSGGPDINKISNCEAILEHYDEFNVPILGICLGHQLIAKHFGGKVGRGDKAEYSLVEIEILEENDIFKGLPRKLKVWESHMDEVKELPPGFKLLARSETCPVEAMKHESLPIYGVQFHPEVAHTERGVDIYRNFAELCGELS
- a CDS encoding TonB-dependent receptor; this encodes MGHTVYYRTIIDRWNEFRDFLEAVCEGLGFRFVEGEDSVMILPECRGVEPLEIKKNGKGFVKTNLVEPCHSIYLLILHSVAFFGSVELWED